A window of Hirschia baltica ATCC 49814 contains these coding sequences:
- a CDS encoding HAD family hydrolase yields the protein MNILNEAILDEEPACVLLDLDNTFYAYDDAHAAGTEAAREFAETQLKISRANFDRCFEDARDEIKQRLGKAASSHHRLLYFQRTIEKAGLATQSFAALQMEQAYWGAFLNAASLFPEALEFLDDLRIAGIPTVIVTDLTAQIQHRKILFFGINKFVDWMVTSEEAGADKPDKAIFHLALAKIGGVEGAVWMIGDSPDKDIAGAKNALKGCFTIQKLHEGIQEGLEGDEKPDANFKKFSELRGLIARFR from the coding sequence ATGAATATCTTAAATGAAGCTATTTTGGATGAAGAGCCTGCTTGTGTTCTGTTGGATCTAGACAATACTTTTTATGCTTATGATGATGCTCATGCTGCAGGTACGGAAGCGGCGCGTGAATTTGCTGAGACGCAACTCAAAATAAGCCGAGCGAATTTTGATCGTTGTTTTGAAGATGCTAGAGACGAGATTAAGCAACGCCTTGGTAAAGCTGCCTCTTCTCATCATCGATTGCTTTATTTCCAACGGACAATAGAAAAAGCCGGTCTTGCAACACAATCATTTGCAGCATTGCAAATGGAGCAGGCGTATTGGGGAGCCTTTCTAAATGCAGCTTCTTTGTTTCCAGAAGCATTAGAATTTTTAGATGATTTGCGGATTGCAGGCATACCAACAGTCATTGTTACAGATCTAACGGCGCAAATTCAGCATCGTAAAATTCTCTTTTTTGGAATCAATAAATTCGTAGATTGGATGGTGACATCTGAAGAAGCTGGTGCGGACAAGCCCGACAAAGCAATCTTTCACCTAGCACTAGCCAAAATAGGAGGGGTTGAAGGTGCTGTATGGATGATTGGAGATAGCCCTGACAAAGATATAGCAGGCGCTAAAAATGCGTTGAAGGGTTGTTTCACAATTCAGAAGCTACATGAGGGCATTCAAGAAGGTCTTGAAGGGGATGAAAAACCTGACGCGAATTTTAAAAAATTCTCTGAACTACGCGGTCTAATTGCACGATTTCGATAA
- a CDS encoding class I SAM-dependent methyltransferase, producing the protein MPILLGAPYVPAHDENRMNSEGNLVEARERFLTERFTNLDVLLDQRFSWMNEHINEGDLVVEFGCGAGFSPLYVKKGNLTLTDVNQNEWVDKIADAMNPPFEPNSVDVIICSHMVHHMAKPVTFFHLVHKILKPEGRIIIQDLNTALTMRVLLKMMRHEGWSYDIDVFDENEVTNDPDDPWSANCAIPELLFKSSAEFEKKVPGYKIEKNELNECLLFPLSGGVIAKTPVPKLPRFMLKFIGFTDKILIALMPGIFAMGRSVVLKKEPISS; encoded by the coding sequence ATGCCAATATTATTGGGTGCTCCATACGTACCAGCACATGACGAAAATCGAATGAATAGTGAAGGGAATCTCGTTGAGGCACGCGAACGCTTTCTCACAGAACGTTTCACGAATTTAGATGTCTTACTGGATCAACGTTTTTCGTGGATGAATGAACACATCAATGAAGGTGATCTAGTTGTCGAATTTGGGTGCGGTGCGGGTTTTTCTCCTTTATATGTCAAAAAAGGCAATCTTACACTGACAGACGTCAACCAGAATGAATGGGTTGATAAAATAGCAGATGCTATGAACCCACCATTTGAACCCAATTCGGTGGATGTTATCATTTGTAGTCACATGGTTCACCATATGGCTAAGCCTGTGACTTTCTTCCATCTCGTACATAAAATCTTGAAACCGGAAGGTCGAATTATTATCCAAGACCTGAATACCGCACTCACAATGCGCGTTTTATTGAAAATGATGCGCCACGAAGGTTGGTCATATGATATCGACGTTTTCGATGAAAATGAAGTGACGAATGACCCTGATGATCCGTGGTCAGCCAATTGCGCAATACCTGAGCTTTTATTCAAATCTAGTGCGGAATTTGAAAAGAAAGTACCTGGATATAAAATTGAAAAAAACGAGCTGAATGAATGTCTGCTTTTCCCACTCTCAGGTGGCGTCATTGCAAAAACACCCGTTCCTAAATTACCCCGTTTCATGCTGAAATTTATAGGATTTACAGATAAAATCCTCATTGCCCTAATGCCGGGAATTTTCGCAATGGGGCGTTCTGTCGTTTTGAAAAAAGAACCGATATCATCTTGA
- a CDS encoding GtrA family protein, with protein MDSKTPDTHDAQLNLSMEKNGANPLVHQIIKFGLTGMANVGIDLSVYILLLHLGLEIWLAKTFAFIVGTIFAYLVNKKWTFNDASGSHRKIFAVFTLYIFAMIINVGLNSFCISILGDNLAGKIIAYIFAVIPSAAVNFLGMKYIFRVSKSTQTEGL; from the coding sequence ATGGATAGTAAAACACCTGACACGCATGATGCTCAGCTAAATCTATCAATGGAAAAAAACGGTGCGAATCCATTAGTACATCAAATCATCAAATTTGGCCTGACCGGCATGGCGAATGTCGGCATAGATCTTTCGGTCTATATTTTATTGCTCCATTTGGGCCTAGAAATATGGCTGGCCAAAACCTTCGCATTTATAGTGGGAACGATTTTCGCTTATTTGGTGAACAAGAAGTGGACATTTAATGACGCGTCAGGGTCTCATAGGAAGATATTTGCTGTTTTCACTTTATATATCTTCGCGATGATTATAAATGTAGGTTTGAATAGTTTCTGCATAAGCATTCTAGGCGATAATTTAGCTGGTAAAATAATCGCATATATATTTGCAGTTATTCCCAGTGCAGCCGTGAATTTCTTAGGTATGAAGTATATATTTAGGGTTTCAAAATCCACCCAAACAGAAGGTTTATAA
- a CDS encoding glycosyltransferase family protein, which translates to MQIVIPMSGFGERFRRAGYELPKPLIQVDGKSIIAHVIDMFPGDHDFIFICNKDHLQTPEYRMAETLRRYCPTGKIIPIAAHKLGPVNAVLKARDEIDVNKPTIVNYCDFTCYWEYSDFENFLKETNCDGCVPAYRGFHPHSLGSTFYAYMKHTGLWMDDIQEKQPWTDNPTDEFASSGTYYFKTGQLCLDAFDAQIAQDLNINGEFYASLAYRILKQKKLSVAIYELQHFMQWGTPADLEEYNGWSNTFRRLGMDSATRARHRGTLLVPMAGLGSRFAKEGYKQVKPLIPVSGRAMAIQATRDLPETPHTRFVLRNDIPGVEDIEHKLVTSFVGAQTTMLKEVTEGQAITCLLGMDGVDLDKPISVGACDNGMLYDANAFDALMDEGKADVIVWTVRGHFDGRMRPKQFGWVIADETGKISDVLVKEEPEDPATTPLIVGAFTFKRASDFKDCINALIARDGRVNGEFYVDSLIKDAIAKGLNCQIFEIDHYIGWGTPNDLKTFQYWQSCFHKWATHPYKLQNDRRIPTSQTQDLVTEYTSFQVLRPEGVSVANDLATQDQPNLSHLFSSVGNLFHKKQSASLKRDV; encoded by the coding sequence ATGCAAATAGTCATTCCAATGTCCGGTTTTGGCGAGCGTTTTCGCCGCGCGGGATACGAACTTCCAAAGCCTTTAATCCAAGTGGATGGAAAATCGATTATTGCCCATGTCATCGACATGTTTCCAGGCGATCATGATTTCATTTTTATCTGCAATAAAGATCATCTCCAAACTCCTGAATACCGAATGGCGGAAACTTTACGTCGCTATTGTCCAACTGGAAAAATCATCCCAATTGCTGCGCACAAACTTGGGCCGGTTAACGCGGTTTTGAAGGCCCGAGATGAGATCGACGTCAATAAACCAACCATCGTCAATTATTGTGACTTTACATGTTATTGGGAATATTCTGATTTTGAGAACTTCTTAAAGGAAACAAACTGTGACGGCTGTGTTCCAGCATATCGTGGTTTTCACCCTCATAGCTTGGGGTCAACATTCTACGCCTATATGAAACACACTGGGCTATGGATGGATGATATTCAGGAAAAGCAACCCTGGACAGATAATCCAACGGATGAATTTGCATCAAGCGGAACTTATTACTTCAAAACGGGACAGCTTTGTCTTGATGCTTTTGATGCTCAAATTGCACAAGATCTAAATATCAATGGCGAGTTTTACGCAAGCTTAGCCTATCGTATTTTAAAGCAAAAGAAACTGTCCGTCGCGATCTATGAACTACAACACTTCATGCAATGGGGAACACCGGCCGACCTTGAAGAGTATAATGGTTGGTCAAATACATTCCGTCGTTTAGGTATGGACTCAGCCACACGCGCACGCCACCGCGGAACTTTGCTAGTTCCTATGGCTGGATTAGGGAGTCGGTTCGCAAAAGAAGGCTATAAGCAGGTCAAACCCCTTATACCTGTCTCTGGTCGCGCTATGGCAATTCAGGCAACACGAGACCTTCCAGAAACACCACACACGCGATTTGTTTTGAGAAATGATATTCCCGGCGTTGAAGACATTGAACATAAACTCGTAACATCTTTTGTCGGTGCTCAAACGACAATGCTGAAAGAAGTCACGGAAGGGCAGGCTATCACCTGCCTGCTTGGTATGGATGGTGTTGATTTAGATAAACCTATAAGCGTGGGTGCTTGTGATAATGGCATGCTTTACGATGCAAATGCATTTGATGCTTTAATGGATGAAGGCAAAGCTGACGTAATCGTTTGGACTGTACGCGGTCATTTTGACGGACGGATGCGGCCAAAACAATTTGGTTGGGTGATAGCTGATGAAACAGGAAAAATCTCTGATGTTCTGGTCAAAGAAGAACCAGAAGATCCAGCCACAACGCCGTTAATCGTTGGTGCTTTCACATTTAAACGAGCTTCCGATTTTAAAGATTGTATCAATGCACTCATCGCGCGAGATGGACGTGTAAATGGAGAATTCTACGTCGATAGCCTGATAAAAGACGCTATCGCCAAGGGATTAAATTGCCAAATTTTTGAAATTGATCATTACATCGGGTGGGGAACACCAAATGATCTGAAGACCTTTCAATATTGGCAATCATGTTTCCATAAATGGGCGACGCACCCCTATAAATTACAAAATGACAGACGTATTCCAACATCTCAGACACAGGATTTGGTGACAGAATACACATCATTTCAAGTGCTTCGGCCAGAGGGCGTGAGTGTTGCAAATGATTTGGCGACACAAGATCAACCCAATTTAAGCCACTTATTCAGTTCGGTTGGTAACCTCTTTCACAAAAAGCAATCAGCTAGCCTAAAGCGTGACGTTTAA